In a single window of the Drosophila miranda strain MSH22 chromosome XL, D.miranda_PacBio2.1, whole genome shotgun sequence genome:
- the LOC108158507 gene encoding uncharacterized protein C1orf131 gives MNISEDFKPVPTRAALAAQKKQATCEFKALVFHEPQSQSKATSNPDKQQEKSERRPHKSAGTDKDSSTNPEFDIKKARHEVLNFAMSNQRVTKNKRKMEIFQLIKLGAKPPKKAARNYKELKDERQRLKNIREERKKFHQLGKNQAGAASVKCRSKNHEERKQKKRAPVSNIDQHYGKAQPKFKKRK, from the coding sequence ATGAACATCAGCGAAGACTTCAAGCCCGTGCCAACACGGGCTGCACTTGCGGCTCAAAAAAAACAGGCCACCTGCGAATTCAAGGCATTGGTTTTCCACGAGCCGCAGTCCCAGTCGAAGGCAACTTCGAATCCCGACAAACAGCAAGAAAAATCTGAAAGGAGGCCCCACAAGTCGGCGGGCACGGACAAAGACAGCAGCACAAACCCCGAGTTCGATATCAAAAAGGCTCGACATGAGGTGCTCAACTTTGCCATGAGCAATCAGCGTGTGACCAAGAATAAGCGTAAAATGGAGATTTTCCAACTGATCAAGCTCGGTGCCAAGCCGCCAAAGAAAGCGGCAAGGAACTACAAGGAGTTGAAAGACGAACGTCAGCGTCTGAAGAACATACGGGAGGAGCGAAAGAAGTTTCATCAACTGGGGAAAAATCAAGCTGGTGCGGCTAGTGTCAAATGCCGCAGCAAAAACCATGAGGAACGCAAGCAGAAGAAACGTGCCCCCGTTTCGAACATCGACCAGCACTATGGCAAGGCGCAGCCTAAAttcaagaaaagaaaatag
- the LOC108158514 gene encoding uncharacterized protein LOC108158514, with the protein MFSRSRTLGPAMGRCYTQIKGGSNPAGRSSGAGAPPSSSKVTGLSSNCVKPTSAPVGPGASASSGYKVPEYFSFNRFSFAEAEVEMAKYRCPQPSALKK; encoded by the coding sequence ATGTTTTCACGCTCACGAACTCTCGGGCCGGCGATGGGCCGATGCTACACCCAAATCAAGGGCGGCTCCAATCCAGCAGGCCGCAGCAGTGGAGCAGGCGCTCCTCCGTCCAGTTCCAAAGTAACGGGCCTGAGCAGCAACTGCGTGAAACCTACATCAGCTCCTGTGGGACCAGGCGCTTCAGCATCCAGCGGCTACAAAGTTCCCGAATACTTCTCCTTTAACCGATTCAGCTTCGCTGAAGCCGAGGTGGAAATGGCCAAGTACCGCTGCCCACAGCCATCTGCGCTGAAGAAGTAG
- the LOC108158504 gene encoding nucleolar protein dao-5 encodes MPAGKKTDAETVKTRTCIVYVKNLREGRLPAVAATGKAAAGAAAKSNSARTINHRNVAIAALPSAAIPLRATRTSRRSATISTEIILGGKARQRAAVENDKLSPPAAVVAARRLRQSKGDLVPTPSHPARRQPPSLALASPTTPKSTTIQPAKRLMGPGLAAKRRNSALPSTAAGTAAKHLSTLATSTIRRNALNARRATQTQDHIISPKTPKMYKQQSKVSPHVVSVTPPPTIAASRSRRSIKPNPKYASEDLVTPKYLASMASSDTPSSRQQRGGGNSSSKLFSATKYNDMHDLLDLDEDNDDELNDVAYNPQMHKSDDDDDDLSEDEYQEEMRREKIPAPVPPVKRGRGRPPKSANAAAAAATSTPQPKLASSVARQSTNLQQMRRTMAVTMGNRSNNNLQISASEGAAKRKLEDATDSPVARKRMVLAAAGGPNRSLPVINGSSSAGKPSPAASAGRPKTLIGSSASNSGLRTGPTTAAGLINKQRPAATTAIKMNSSKPVGGAAAAARSTSIKAESSKIVDDVPTFTIVNINDIINQDDVLISRTNNPTASILNAASKKLSVGRPRTRNILVGDRPTKGSGSAEMPTSSSTPTSNSSAQGGFSSSKRVKASATFIKKQQQQQSPPQQTVSQSQSQNQTKPRPRILNAEMGKKAKPIKPVLSLSQELYPTDVDTEEDDADIDLDLDEVDLTLSPPAPARRAAPAAAATNRGQAAATATAKAPAPAPAKYTARRPILSSNATTNSSRNYGAGDRKLAQLLGEANEESFKKPPINVSPAAQQQRRYSKENKSNSSTTTIVIKDQDTDDDEADNLDEDEDEEENENKGKKNPKYFPPETTTVREEDGRVIKKITCYETWHVISNPRELPEKTRQQRTLLELPLVKLANVAARIKMPSAKWSSKVTLYKVSPTLMQRQTMTIFTGDLKVYNIPEEDRHKYQPSCVLFRRVVVDRSKCRVPYDRAIIFKNRCFYANIDGKHVNLMGAPETVGCMKDVEILLDIVDTLSLNSQLVETVNSK; translated from the coding sequence ATGCCAGCGGGAAAAAAGACGGATGCTGAGACAGTAAAGACTCGTACGTGCATTGTATACGTGAAGAATCTGAGGGAAGGTCGTCTACCAGCGGTTGCCGCCActggaaaagcagcagcaggagcagccgcTAAATCGAATTCAGCTCGGACAATCAACCATAGAAACGTCGCCATTGCCGCCCTACCAAGCGCCGCCATCCCACTACGCGCGACGCGTACCTCTCGACGGTCTGCGACCATTTCGACGGAAATCATTCTTGGTGGCAAAGCGCGTCAGCGGGCAGCCGTAGAAAACGACAAGCTGTCACCTCCAGCAGCTGTGGTTGCCGCCAGGCGGTTGCGCCAATCCAAGGGGGATTTGGTGCCCACCCCATCCCATCCCGCACGGAGGCAACCACCATcactggcattggcatcgccAACGACGCCAAAATCCACAACCATACAGCCCGCCAAAAGGCTGATGGGCCCGGGCCTGGCCGCCAAGCGACGCAATTCGGCATTACCATCCACAGCCGCAGGCACAGCGGCCAAGCATCTCAGCACGCTGGCCACCTCGACCATACGGCGGAACGCTCTAAACGCCCGTCGGGCCACACAGACACAGGACCACATAATCAGTCCCAAAACACCGAAAATGTACAAACAGCAATCGAAGGTTTCCCCCCATGTGGTGTCGGTCACCCCGCCGCCGACGATTGCCGCCAGTCGTTCACGTCGCTCCATCAAACCGAATCCCAAGTATGCCAGCGAGGACCTGGTCACACCAAAGTACCTGGCCTCAATGGCCAGCAGCGACACACCCTCGTCGCGTCAACAGCGTGGCGGCGGCAACTCCAGTTCGAAGCTCTTTTCCGCCACCAAATACAACGATATGCATGATCTGCTCGATCTGGACGAGGACAACGATGATGAACTGAACGATGTGGCCTACAATCCGCAAATGCATAAAtccgatgacgatgacgatgatctGAGCGAGGATGAGTACCAGGAGGAGATGCGTCGCGAGAAGATACCGGCGCCAGTGCCGCCAGTGAAGCGTGGACGTGGACGTCCACCCAAATCGGCCAACGCAGCAGCGGCTGCCGCCACCAGCACGCCCCAGCCCAAGCTCGCTTCCAGTGTGGCCCGCCAGTCGACGAATCTGCAGCAGATGCGCCGCACCATGGCCGTGACCATGGGAAAccgcagcaacaacaatctGCAGATATCTGCATCGGAGGGGGCCGCAAAGCGTAAGCTGGAAGATGCCACCGACAGTCCCGTGGCACGCAAGCGCATGGTTTTGGCAGCAGCAGGGGGACCCAATCGCAGTCTACCAGTGATCAACGGCAGCTCCTCGGCCGGCAAGCCCTcgcctgctgcttctgcgGGCAGACCCAAGACCCTAATTGGCAGCAGCGCCAGCAACAGTGGCCTACGCACGGGACCCACAACGGCAGCGGGACTGATCAACAAGCAGCGCCCAGCAGCCACGACGGCCATCAAGATGAACAGCTCCAAACCAGTAGgaggcgcagcagcagcggccaggAGCACCAGCATCAAGGCGGAGAGCAGCAAGATCGTCGACGATGTGCCCACATTCACGATCGTGAATATCAATGACATTATCAACCAGGATGATGTGCTCATCAGTCGCACAAATAATCCCACGGCCAGCATTTTGAATGCCGCCAGCAAAAAATTGTCGGTGGGTCGCCCCAGGACACGGAACATACTCGTCGGCGATAGGCCCACCAAGGGATCGGGATCAGCGGAAATGCCTACCTCCTCATCGACTCCCACAAGTAATAGCTCAGCGCAGGGCGGCTTTAGTTCATCCAAGCGGGTCAAggcctcggccacgttcatcaaaaagcagcagcagcagcaatcacCACCGCAGCAGACCGtcagccagagtcagagccagaaCCAGACCAAGCCCCGTCCCCGTATACTCAATGCAGAGATGGGCAAGAAGGCAAAGCCCATTAAGCCGGTTCTGAGCTTGAGCCAAGAGCTGTATCCCACAGACGTGGATACCGAAGAAGATGATGCCGATATTGATCTAGATCTCGATGAGGTCGACCTAACACTATCGCCGCCAGCACCAGCTCGCCGTGCGGccccagctgctgctgcgaccaATCGCGGTCAGGCGGctgcaacagccacagccaaagccccagccccagccccggcGAAATATACGGCACGTCGTCCCATACTCTCGTCGAATGCCACCACAAATAGTAGTCGGAACTATGGCGCAGGAGATCGCAAGTTGGCCCAACTCCTGGGCGAGGCCAATGAGGAGAGCTTCAAGAAGCCACCCATCAATGTGAGTCCTGCAGCGCAACAGCAGCGGCGTTACAGCAAAGAGAACAAGAGCAACAGTTCGACTACCACTATCGTTATCAAAGATCAGGATACCGATGACGATGAGGCCGATAACCTCGAcgaggacgaagacgaggaggAGAACGAGAACAAGGGGAAGAAGAATCCGAAATACTTCCCGCCAGAGACAACCACAGTGCGGGAGGAGGATGGCCGCGTTATCAAGAAGATCACCTGCTACGAGACCTGGCACGTGATCAGCAATCCCCGTGAGCTGCCCGAAAAGACGCGCCAGCAGCGCACGCTTTTAGAGCTGCCGCTGGTCAAGCTGGCGAATGTGGCGGCCCGCATCAAGATGCCGTCGGCGAAGTGGAGCAGCAAGGTGACGCTCTACAAGGTATCGCCGACGCTAATGCAGCGCCAGACAATGACCATATTCACGGGCGATCTGAAGGTGTACAATATACCCGAAGAGGATCGCCACAAGTACCAGCCATCGTGTGTGCTCTTCCGCCGTGTGGTGGTCGATCGTAGCAAGTGCCGGGTGCCATACGATCGGGCCATTATATTCAAGAATCGCTGCTTCTACGCAAACATCGATGGGAAGCATGTTAATCTGATGGGTGCCCCAGAGACGGTCGGCTGCATGAAGGATGTCGAAATATTGCTGGACATTGTGGACACGCTGAGTCTGAACAGCCAATTGGTGGAGACGGTCAACTCAAAGTAG
- the LOC108164601 gene encoding segment polarity protein dishevelled, which produces MDTDRPNGQETKVIYHIDDETTPYLVKIPIPSSQVTLKDFKLVLNKQNNNYKYFFKSMDADFGVVKEEIADDATILPCFNGRVVSWLVSADGTNQSDNCSELPTSECEMVGLGRANVRTQLALQQQQQQHQQHQQQQQQQQQHQQHLQQQQQQQKLSGGGLISNQMLQPPPLTYQSASVLSSDLDSTSLFGTESELTLDRDMTDYSSVQRLQVRKKPQRRKKRAPSMSRTSSYSSITDSTMSLNIITVSINMEAVNFLGISIVGQSNRGGDGGIYVGSIMKGGAVALDGRIEPGDMILQVNDVNFENMTNDEAVRVLREVVQKPGPIKLVVAKCWDPNPKGYFTIPRTEPVRPIDPGAWVAHTQALTSHDSIIADIPEPIKERLDQNNLEEIVKAMTKPDSGLEIRDRMWLKITIPNAFIGADAVNWVLENVEDVQDRREARRIVSAMLRNNYIKHTVNKLTFSEQCYYVVNEERNPNLRSLNPHQQQHPHPHGQHALSHADTESITSDIGPLPNPPIYMPYSATYNPSHGYQPIQYGITERHISSGSSSSDVLTSKDISASQSDITSVIHQTNQLTIAAHGSNKSSGSSNRGGGGGGGGGGGGGGGNTNDQDVSVFNYVL; this is translated from the coding sequence ATGGATACAGATAGACCAAATGGACAAGAGACGAAAGTCATTTATCATATTGACGATGAGACCACCCCCTATTTGGTGAAAATACCCATACCCTCGTCGCAGGTAACCCTCAAGGACTTCAAGCTGGTGCTCAATAAACAGAACAACAACTACAAGTATTTCTTCAAGTCGATGGACGCCGACTTTGGTGTCGTTAAGGAGGAGATCGCCGACGATGCCACCATCTTGCCTTGCTTCAACGGCCGTGTCGTCTCCTGGCTGGTCTCGGCCGACGGCACCAATCAGTCGGACAACTGCTCGGAGCTGCCCACCAGCGAATGCGAAATGGTCGGCCTCGGTCGGGCCAATGTCCGCACACAGCTTGccctgcaacagcaacagcagcagcatcaacagcaccagcagcagcagcaacagcagcagcagcatcaacagcacctgcagcagcagcagcaacaacagaagcTGTCCGGCGGCGGTCTAATTAGCAACCAGATGCTCCAGCCGCCACCGCTCACATATCAATCGGCATCGGTGCTATCGAGCGACCTCGATTCGACTAGTCTCTTTGGCACCGAATCGGAGCTGACGCTGGACCGTGACATGACCGACTACAGCAGCGTGCAGCGGCTGCAGGTGCGCAAGAAGCCGCAGCGTCGCAAAAAGCGGGCGCCCAGCATGTCGCGTACCTCCTCATACAGCTCGATCACCGATTCGACCATGTCCCTGAACATCATCACCGTCTCGATCAACATGGAGGCTGTCAATTTTCTGGGCATCTCGATTGTTGGCCAATCGAATCGTGGCGGCGACGGTGGCATCTATGTGGGCAGCATCATGAAGGGCGGGGCCGTCGCATTGGATGGCCGGATCGAGCCGGGCGACATGATACTCCAGGTGAACGACGTGAACTTCGAGAACATGACCAACGACGAGGCGGTGCGTGTGCTGCGTGAGGTCGTACAGAAGCCGGGGCCCATCAAGCTGGTGGTGGCCAAGTGCTGGGACCCGAATCCCAAGGGTTACTTTACCATACCGCGCACGGAACCGGTACGGCCGATAGATCCCGGTGCCTGGGTGGCGCACACCCAGGCGCTAACCTCGCACGACAGTATTATTGCCGATATACCGGAACCGATCAAGGAGCGGCTCGACCAGAACAATCTCGAGGAGATAGTCAAGGCCATGACGAAGCCGGACAGCGGTCTGGAGATACGTGACCGCATGTGGCTGAAGATAACCATACCGAATGCGTTTATTGGCGCCGATGCGGTCAATTGGGTGCTGGAGAATGTCGAGGATGTGCAGGACCGGAGGGAGGCACGCCGGATTGTGTCCGCAATGCTGCGTAACAATTACATCAAGCATACGGTCAACAAGCTGACCTTCTCCGAGCAGTGCTATTATGTGGTGAATGAGGAGCGCAATCCCAATCTGCGGTCACTCAAtccgcaccagcagcagcatccgcatccgcacgGCCAGCATGCGCTCAGTCATGCGGACACGGAGAGCATCACCAGCGACATTGGGCCGCTGCCGAATCCCCCCATCTATATGCCATACTCGGCCACGTACAATCCCAGTCACGGCTATCAGCCGATACAGTACGGCATCACCGAGCGCCACATCTCATCGGGTTCGAGCAGCTCGGATGTGCTCACCAGCAAGGATATATCTGCATCGCAAAGCGACATCACATCGGTTATACATCAGACCAATCAGCTGACCATTGCCGCACATGGTTCGAACAAATCTTCTGGATCTTCGAATCGTGGTGGTGGCGggggaggtggaggaggaggcggcggAGGGGGTGGCAATACCAACGATCAGGATGTATCCGTATTTAATTACGTATTGTAG